Proteins encoded by one window of Alkalinema sp. FACHB-956:
- a CDS encoding rhomboid family intramembrane serine protease: protein MNNPLYLSFNDWFAQARLLLDFLIIAWAFTVINGGFFNWQLNRLGVYPRDVWSLFRIPLAPFLHADWNHLIGNTKYYLLLGGILVLRDPSDFSMVTFVSLWVSGLLGWFFGRAKTSYIGASDINAGYFGFLLTQILVNKDAFAAVFFSLIIFSFFFGDMIVFPRLTGEKTPWNFGNTLVWGMTPVVSKNVAWESHLFGFFGGVIAAYYRLPLKDLIQQLAILWKNFTVG, encoded by the coding sequence ATGAACAATCCCCTCTATCTTTCCTTTAACGACTGGTTTGCCCAAGCTAGGCTCTTGCTGGACTTCCTCATCATTGCATGGGCTTTTACTGTCATTAACGGGGGCTTTTTTAACTGGCAGCTCAATCGATTGGGGGTATATCCACGGGATGTCTGGAGTCTATTTCGGATTCCCCTGGCCCCCTTTCTCCATGCAGATTGGAACCATCTCATTGGCAATACTAAATACTACTTACTGCTTGGGGGGATCTTAGTCCTGCGTGATCCGAGCGATTTTTCCATGGTGACGTTTGTGTCCCTGTGGGTTTCTGGGCTGCTGGGTTGGTTCTTTGGCCGAGCTAAAACCAGTTACATTGGTGCCAGTGACATTAATGCAGGGTATTTTGGCTTCCTGCTGACTCAGATTTTAGTGAATAAAGATGCCTTCGCAGCGGTGTTCTTTAGTCTAATTATTTTTTCCTTCTTCTTTGGGGACATGATTGTCTTTCCAAGGCTGACTGGTGAAAAAACGCCTTGGAACTTTGGCAATACGCTAGTTTGGGGCATGACTCCCGTGGTTTCAAAGAATGTTGCCTGGGAAAGTCATTTATTCGGCTTTTTTGGGGGCGTCATTGCCGCTTATTACCGCCTTCCCTTAAAGGACTTGATTCAACAACTAGCAATCCTCTGGAAAAACTTTACGGTGGGTTGA
- a CDS encoding acyl-CoA dehydrogenase family protein, with amino-acid sequence MHPLLTRTDQLCQTHIAPQAQTLDWNPDALAQALALLGQHDLLALKAFPSWQGVPIDALVFAQFQERLARSSGALAFLQTQHQSAGGMLANSDNRSLQADYLPKMASGEALVGIAFSHLRRVDNPPVTAIVVDDGQTINGYELNGYIPWITGSGIFQDFILAATLSDGSAVYGLLPFKSTTQSTGGSLLLSEPMQLAAMNAAQTVTGNLNRWILPSERVVTIRPAGAMPASDRANVLSHSSFALGCAQAGLDWLLEMQQRKSFLAIGPIHTDLSAELYTCRTEIDQALTNQNSKHRLTQNYEAQLSLRVWAIDLALRCTQAAVVASSGAANQSSHPANRLYREALVWSVAGQTPDVLAAALQRIAGRSTSMVSP; translated from the coding sequence ATGCACCCGCTCCTAACCCGCACAGATCAACTCTGTCAAACCCACATTGCGCCCCAAGCACAAACCTTAGACTGGAATCCTGACGCTTTAGCCCAAGCCTTAGCGCTCCTGGGACAGCATGATCTGTTAGCCCTCAAAGCCTTTCCCTCTTGGCAGGGAGTACCGATCGATGCCCTCGTATTTGCCCAGTTCCAAGAACGCTTGGCCCGATCGTCTGGGGCGTTGGCCTTTCTGCAAACCCAACACCAAAGTGCTGGGGGAATGTTAGCGAATAGTGACAATCGATCGCTGCAAGCGGACTACCTGCCCAAAATGGCTAGCGGAGAAGCCCTGGTCGGCATTGCCTTTTCCCATTTACGACGAGTGGACAATCCTCCGGTCACCGCGATCGTGGTGGATGACGGTCAGACAATTAACGGCTATGAACTCAACGGTTACATTCCCTGGATTACCGGCTCTGGCATTTTTCAGGATTTTATTCTGGCAGCAACGTTATCCGATGGGTCGGCGGTCTACGGCCTGTTACCGTTCAAATCAACCACGCAATCTACGGGTGGATCTCTGCTGCTGAGTGAACCGATGCAACTCGCGGCCATGAATGCGGCCCAAACGGTGACAGGGAATCTGAACCGTTGGATTTTGCCGTCGGAACGAGTGGTAACGATACGGCCTGCGGGGGCGATGCCAGCCAGCGATCGGGCCAACGTCCTCAGCCACAGCAGTTTCGCCCTAGGGTGTGCCCAAGCGGGATTAGATTGGCTTTTGGAAATGCAGCAGCGTAAGTCTTTTTTAGCGATCGGGCCGATCCATACTGATCTCTCCGCAGAACTCTACACCTGCCGCACGGAGATTGACCAAGCATTAACGAACCAGAACTCAAAGCATCGTTTAACCCAGAACTACGAGGCCCAATTATCCCTCCGGGTTTGGGCGATCGATCTAGCATTACGCTGTACCCAGGCTGCGGTTGTCGCTTCGAGTGGGGCCGCCAATCAGAGCAGTCATCCGGCCAATCGTCTCTACCGGGAGGCGTTGGTGTGGAGTGTGGCCGGTCAAACCCCGGATGTGCTGGCAGCGGCGCTCCAACGGATTGCAGGACGATCGACCTCAATGGTAAGCCCGTAA